The Mycobacterium paragordonae genome includes a region encoding these proteins:
- a CDS encoding arylsulfotransferase family protein: protein MAGGISRRQFGVMTGVALTAAAAACGTRDSKPAAPPSTSAPSSGYSVKVNNPRGAPGYVFYVSGTTAANPAGGTPKASVLVIADKAGRVVWQRELPAGQTAGNLRVQTYRGKPVLTWWQGLKQGGHGLGLSYIADERYNVIDTVTPGGELSSDIHEFRLTPDGHALVTSYQEVVTDLSAVGGPKDGRIYNCIASVVDVERHQTLFQWDALAHVPVSDSPAKYSAGQVLDPYHMNSIALDPAGNLLISLRALSTVFNVDPRTGAINWRLGGKQSTFALGDGVEFAYQHDAEMPDANTITLFDNHFEGNAGQTGGGSVPSSLKWIRLDPAARTATLLRAQPHPDKLSSGAMGNLQQLPGGGTFSGWGTAGHIAEFAADGTMLYDVALAGGTYRAYLDEWSGTPVEPPKMVFAGDVVHAVWNGATAVRSWRLRHGPQSTAMTVLATAEWAGYDTALPLNGGTDGYYQLQALDSSGNVVGETPPLPHAG from the coding sequence ATGGCCGGCGGGATCTCACGGCGTCAATTCGGTGTCATGACGGGAGTCGCGCTGACCGCCGCGGCGGCGGCCTGCGGCACGCGGGACAGCAAACCCGCTGCGCCACCGAGCACGTCGGCCCCCTCGTCGGGTTATTCCGTCAAGGTCAACAATCCGCGGGGTGCCCCCGGCTACGTCTTCTACGTCTCGGGCACCACGGCAGCCAACCCGGCCGGCGGGACGCCGAAGGCATCGGTCCTGGTCATCGCCGATAAGGCCGGACGGGTGGTGTGGCAGCGCGAGCTCCCGGCCGGCCAGACCGCCGGCAACCTGCGCGTCCAGACCTACCGGGGCAAACCGGTGCTCACCTGGTGGCAGGGCCTCAAACAGGGCGGCCACGGACTCGGCCTCAGCTATATCGCCGACGAGCGCTACAACGTGATCGACACCGTCACCCCGGGCGGGGAGCTGTCCTCGGACATCCACGAATTCCGGCTCACCCCCGACGGGCACGCCCTGGTCACCTCCTACCAGGAAGTCGTCACCGACCTCAGCGCCGTCGGCGGCCCCAAGGACGGCCGGATCTACAACTGCATCGCCTCGGTGGTCGACGTCGAACGGCACCAGACGCTGTTTCAGTGGGACGCGCTTGCGCATGTGCCGGTCAGCGACTCGCCGGCGAAGTACAGCGCCGGCCAGGTTCTCGATCCCTACCACATGAATTCGATCGCACTCGATCCCGCGGGCAACCTGCTGATCAGCCTGCGCGCGCTGTCCACGGTCTTCAATGTCGACCCGCGCACCGGCGCGATCAACTGGCGCCTGGGCGGCAAGCAGTCCACCTTCGCCCTCGGCGACGGCGTCGAATTCGCCTACCAGCACGACGCCGAGATGCCCGACGCCAACACGATCACGTTGTTCGACAACCATTTCGAGGGCAACGCCGGCCAGACCGGCGGCGGGTCGGTGCCGAGCAGCCTGAAGTGGATCCGCCTGGACCCCGCCGCGCGCACCGCCACGCTGCTGCGCGCGCAGCCCCACCCGGACAAACTGAGCAGCGGCGCCATGGGCAACCTGCAGCAACTACCCGGCGGCGGCACCTTCTCCGGCTGGGGGACCGCCGGTCACATCGCCGAGTTCGCGGCCGACGGCACGATGCTCTACGACGTCGCCCTGGCCGGCGGGACCTACCGCGCCTACCTGGACGAGTGGAGCGGCACTCCCGTCGAACCCCCGAAGATGGTCTTCGCCGGCGACGTTGTGCACGCCGTATGGAACGGCGCCACGGCGGTGCGCAGCTGGCGCCTGCGGCACGGTCCGCAAAGCACCGCGATGACGGTGTTGGCCACCGCCGAGTGGGCCGGATACGACACCGCATTGCCGCTGAACGGGGGCACCGACGGCTACTACCAGCTGCAGGCCCTGGACTCGTCCGGCAACGTCGTAGGAGAGACGCCGCCACTACCCCACGCAGGCTAA
- a CDS encoding SGNH/GDSL hydrolase family protein has protein sequence MWAKRIGITVLVCVASAGCAATPPGGPGSAARSNYVAMGDSFAAAPGVPELAAPRGCHKSTNNYPAVLARRLAAAAFHDVTCSGATTDDVVNREQRTDHGLIPRQLDMVGPPTDLITITIGANDVGLAGDAESCQVEAANPKPCAAAFVVNNVDRISSSIREQVPVWAAMIDQLRADAPRARIILVGYGIFVRPGGCFPDQPLLPNDANYLQAKVDELDDRQRQLAADKGVEFYDTRSLSAGHDMCAPPGERYVEGYVTEGNNVPLHPTALGAVALGNALTDYLVLSENR, from the coding sequence ATGTGGGCGAAGCGCATTGGCATCACCGTGCTGGTGTGCGTTGCGTCCGCCGGTTGCGCGGCGACGCCGCCGGGCGGCCCGGGCTCGGCTGCCCGGTCGAACTACGTCGCAATGGGCGACTCCTTTGCCGCCGCGCCAGGTGTCCCGGAGTTGGCCGCGCCGCGCGGATGCCACAAGTCCACCAACAACTATCCGGCCGTGCTGGCGCGTCGCCTGGCTGCCGCCGCGTTCCACGACGTCACGTGCAGTGGAGCGACGACCGATGATGTCGTCAACCGGGAACAGCGGACCGATCATGGGCTGATCCCCCGCCAGCTGGACATGGTCGGACCGCCGACGGACCTGATCACCATCACGATCGGCGCCAACGACGTCGGGTTGGCAGGGGATGCCGAGTCCTGTCAGGTCGAGGCGGCCAATCCAAAGCCGTGCGCCGCGGCGTTCGTCGTCAACAACGTCGACCGGATTTCCAGCAGCATCCGCGAGCAGGTCCCGGTATGGGCCGCGATGATCGACCAATTGCGCGCCGATGCGCCCAGGGCACGCATCATCCTGGTCGGCTACGGAATCTTCGTCCGCCCCGGCGGCTGCTTTCCCGACCAACCGCTGCTGCCGAACGACGCCAATTACCTTCAAGCCAAAGTCGACGAACTCGATGACCGGCAGCGACAACTCGCCGCGGACAAGGGAGTGGAGTTCTACGACACCCGGTCGCTGTCAGCGGGCCATGACATGTGCGCCCCACCGGGCGAACGCTACGTCGAGGGCTACGTCACCGAAGGCAACAACGTTCCCCTGCACCCCACCGCTTTGGGGGCGGTCGCACTGGGAAATGCGCTGACCGACTATCTGGTCTTATCGGAGAACCGGTAA
- a CDS encoding acyl-CoA dehydrogenase family protein → MTDYEAEAVDRLPFSTPEKSQRYRTEDYAGAVGLNWYRTDPTLQFTMAYYLKPDELAVVEPQLTRIGDLMGGPVARWAEETDRNPPRLERYDRWGHDVSRVVMPPSFTAAKRAVLDAQGALREACRGAGFRSSLSMFASNYLLNQADIGMGCALGTGGGMVQSLVAAYAPADVRDHVLAKFDSGEWAGETAQLLTERTGGSDLGALETTARRAGDAWVLNGFKWFASNCAGEAFVVLAKPEGAPDSSRGVANFLVLRTRRDGSRNGVRVRRLKDKLGTRSVASGEVEFVDAEAFLLSGEPSGESGPSDGKGLGRMMELTNAARLGIALFGLANARRALVESLCYARQRRAFGGALIDKPLMRRKLAELIVDVEAAQAMVFDSTGAVNHRQPRGTRQRIAVPVTKLKVARLGITAASDAIEIHGGNGYIETWPVARLLRDGQVNTIWEGPDNILCLDVRRGIVQARAHEPLLNRMRDAVSVSDDDATTALVADRIDDLEAAVTAWEKLDGAVAEARLFPLAQFMGDVYAGALLTEQASWERETRGGERKALVARLYAQRHLADRGPLRGIDAEGDEALDRFDELAEGTLRP, encoded by the coding sequence ATGACCGATTACGAGGCCGAGGCCGTAGATCGGCTGCCGTTCTCGACGCCGGAAAAGTCGCAGCGTTACCGGACCGAGGATTACGCCGGCGCCGTCGGTCTCAACTGGTACCGCACGGATCCCACGCTGCAGTTCACCATGGCGTACTACCTCAAGCCCGACGAGTTGGCGGTGGTCGAACCCCAGCTGACCCGGATCGGCGACCTGATGGGTGGGCCGGTCGCCCGCTGGGCCGAGGAGACCGACCGCAACCCGCCGCGGCTGGAACGCTACGACCGCTGGGGTCACGACGTCAGCCGGGTGGTGATGCCGCCGTCGTTCACCGCCGCCAAGCGGGCGGTGCTGGATGCCCAGGGTGCCCTGCGGGAGGCGTGCCGGGGTGCGGGTTTCCGCTCGTCGCTGTCGATGTTCGCGTCGAACTACCTGCTCAACCAGGCCGACATCGGGATGGGCTGCGCGCTGGGAACCGGGGGCGGCATGGTGCAGTCGCTGGTGGCCGCGTACGCACCGGCCGACGTCCGCGATCATGTGCTGGCCAAGTTCGACTCGGGCGAATGGGCCGGCGAGACAGCGCAATTGCTGACCGAACGCACGGGCGGGTCGGATCTGGGCGCTCTGGAGACCACCGCGCGGCGGGCCGGCGACGCGTGGGTGCTCAACGGCTTCAAGTGGTTCGCGTCGAACTGCGCCGGGGAGGCCTTCGTCGTGCTGGCCAAGCCCGAGGGCGCCCCGGACTCGAGTCGCGGGGTGGCCAACTTCCTGGTGTTGCGCACCCGTCGGGACGGTTCCCGCAACGGGGTGCGGGTGCGCCGCCTCAAGGACAAACTCGGCACCCGCTCGGTGGCCTCCGGAGAGGTCGAATTCGTCGACGCGGAAGCTTTTCTGCTGTCCGGCGAGCCGTCCGGGGAGTCGGGCCCGTCCGACGGCAAAGGGCTGGGCCGGATGATGGAGCTGACCAACGCGGCGCGCCTGGGCATCGCCCTGTTCGGCCTGGCCAACGCGCGTCGCGCCCTAGTCGAATCACTCTGCTACGCGCGGCAGCGACGTGCGTTCGGCGGGGCGCTGATCGACAAGCCGCTGATGCGACGCAAGCTCGCGGAGCTGATCGTCGACGTCGAAGCCGCCCAGGCGATGGTGTTCGACAGCACCGGAGCGGTGAATCACCGGCAGCCGCGCGGCACCCGGCAACGCATCGCGGTGCCGGTCACCAAGCTCAAGGTCGCCCGGCTCGGCATCACCGCGGCATCCGACGCGATCGAGATCCACGGCGGCAATGGCTACATCGAAACATGGCCGGTGGCAAGGCTTTTGCGCGACGGCCAGGTCAACACCATCTGGGAGGGGCCGGACAACATCCTGTGTCTGGACGTGCGACGCGGCATCGTGCAGGCCCGCGCCCATGAGCCGCTGCTGAACCGCATGCGCGACGCGGTGTCGGTTTCCGACGACGACGCGACCACTGCGCTGGTGGCCGACCGGATCGACGACCTGGAAGCGGCGGTGACCGCGTGGGAGAAGCTGGACGGGGCGGTGGCCGAGGCGCGGCTGTTTCCGCTCGCCCAGTTCATGGGCGATGTGTACGCCGGCGCGCTGTTGACCGAGCAGGCGTCCTGGGAGCGGGAAACGCGTGGCGGCGAGCGCAAGGCCCTCGTCGCGCGGCTGTACGCCCAGCGCCACCTCGCCGATCGCGGGCCACTGCGCGGCATTGACGCCGAGGGTGATGAGGCGCTGGATCGCTTCGACGAACTGGCCGAAGGGACGCTGCGGCCGTGA
- a CDS encoding FHA domain-containing protein translates to MNTTVPAPQRGTRPSTRESTASWRADLDGASAAVADLITVNDVEALSPGAGMLVVTRGPNTGSQFRLVKPVTSAGRHQLSDIYLDDITVSRRHAEFRRDAGEFQIVDLGSRNSTYVNRESVESAVLANGDEVQIGKFRLVFVAG, encoded by the coding sequence ATGAACACGACGGTTCCGGCCCCACAGCGCGGCACGCGCCCCAGCACAAGGGAAAGCACTGCCTCTTGGCGCGCCGACCTCGACGGCGCGTCCGCCGCCGTAGCCGATCTGATAACAGTCAACGATGTCGAGGCATTGAGCCCCGGCGCCGGCATGCTGGTCGTGACGCGTGGCCCCAACACCGGATCGCAGTTCCGGCTGGTCAAGCCGGTCACCTCCGCCGGCCGGCATCAGCTCAGCGACATTTACCTCGACGACATCACGGTCAGCCGTAGGCACGCGGAATTCCGAAGGGACGCAGGCGAATTCCAGATCGTGGATCTGGGCAGCCGCAACAGCACCTATGTCAACCGGGAATCGGTCGAGTCCGCGGTGCTGGCCAACGGCGACGAGGTCCAGATCGGCAAATTCCGCCTGGTGTTCGTCGCCGGATAA
- a CDS encoding acyl-CoA carboxylase subunit beta — translation MTEVAPEPAPIVVHSTAEKLAELRARLELAKEPGGEKAAAKREKKGIPSARARVHALVDPGTFFEIGALCKTPGDPNALYGDGVVTGHAMIDGRPVGVFSHDQTVFQGTVGEMFGRKVARLMEWCAMVGCPIIGIQDSGGARIQDAVTSLAWYAELGQRHEALSGVVPQISLIFGKCAGGAVYSPIQDDLLVSVRDQGYFFVTGPDVIREVTGEDVTLDELGGSDAQARYGNIHQVVNSEAEAFQYVREFLSFLPSNCFTKAPVINPGLEPEVTPTDLELDSIVPDSDNAAYDMHEILLRIFDDGDFLEVAAQHGPAIITGYARVDGRPVGVIANQPMHLSGAIDNEASDKAARFIRFCDSFQIPLVFVVDTPGFLPGAEEEKRGIIKRGGRFLYSVVEADVPKVTITIRKSYGGAYAVMGSRQLTADFNFAWPTARIAVIGAEGAAQLLMKRFPDPTTPEAQQIKKDFIEGYNLNMAIPWTAAERGFIDSVIDPHQTRLLLRRSMHLLRDKQNWSRLARKHGLIPV, via the coding sequence GTGACTGAAGTAGCTCCGGAGCCGGCTCCGATCGTCGTGCATTCCACCGCCGAGAAGCTGGCCGAGCTACGAGCTCGCCTGGAGCTGGCCAAGGAGCCGGGCGGCGAGAAGGCCGCCGCCAAGCGCGAGAAGAAGGGCATCCCGAGCGCGCGGGCCCGCGTGCACGCGCTGGTGGACCCGGGCACGTTCTTCGAAATCGGTGCGCTGTGCAAGACCCCCGGTGACCCGAACGCCCTCTACGGCGACGGGGTGGTGACCGGGCACGCAATGATCGACGGCCGCCCGGTCGGGGTGTTCTCGCACGACCAGACCGTCTTCCAGGGCACCGTCGGCGAGATGTTCGGCCGCAAGGTGGCCCGACTGATGGAGTGGTGCGCGATGGTCGGCTGCCCGATCATCGGTATCCAGGACTCCGGCGGCGCCCGCATCCAGGACGCCGTCACCTCGCTGGCGTGGTACGCCGAGCTGGGCCAACGGCACGAGGCGCTGTCGGGTGTGGTGCCGCAGATCTCGCTGATCTTCGGCAAGTGCGCCGGCGGAGCGGTGTATTCGCCGATTCAGGACGACCTGCTGGTCTCGGTGCGCGACCAGGGCTACTTCTTCGTCACCGGACCCGACGTGATCAGGGAGGTGACCGGGGAGGACGTCACCCTCGACGAGCTCGGCGGGTCCGACGCGCAGGCCCGCTACGGCAACATCCACCAGGTGGTGAACTCCGAGGCCGAGGCGTTTCAGTATGTGCGGGAGTTCCTGTCGTTCCTGCCGTCCAACTGTTTCACCAAGGCGCCGGTGATCAATCCCGGGCTGGAACCAGAGGTCACCCCGACCGATCTGGAGCTGGACTCGATCGTGCCGGACTCCGACAATGCGGCCTACGACATGCACGAGATCCTGCTGCGCATCTTCGACGACGGCGACTTCCTGGAGGTTGCCGCGCAGCACGGGCCGGCCATCATCACCGGGTACGCCCGGGTCGACGGGCGCCCGGTGGGCGTGATCGCCAACCAGCCCATGCACCTGTCCGGGGCTATCGACAACGAGGCCTCCGACAAGGCGGCGCGGTTCATCCGGTTCTGCGACTCGTTCCAGATCCCGCTGGTGTTCGTGGTGGACACCCCCGGCTTCCTGCCCGGCGCCGAGGAGGAGAAGCGGGGCATCATCAAGCGCGGCGGCCGGTTCCTGTACTCGGTCGTCGAGGCCGACGTGCCCAAGGTGACCATCACGATCCGCAAGTCTTACGGCGGCGCGTACGCGGTGATGGGCTCCCGGCAGCTGACCGCCGACTTCAACTTCGCCTGGCCCACCGCGCGCATCGCGGTGATCGGCGCCGAGGGTGCCGCGCAGTTGCTGATGAAGCGCTTCCCGGACCCCACCACGCCCGAGGCGCAGCAGATCAAGAAGGACTTCATCGAGGGCTACAACCTCAACATGGCGATCCCGTGGACGGCCGCCGAGCGTGGTTTCATCGACTCGGTGATCGACCCGCACCAGACCCGGTTGCTGCTGCGCAGGTCGATGCACCTGCTGCGGGACAAGCAGAACTGGTCCCGGCTGGCCCGCAAGCACGGCCTCATCCCGGTCTAG